One stretch of Zingiber officinale cultivar Zhangliang chromosome 6B, Zo_v1.1, whole genome shotgun sequence DNA includes these proteins:
- the LOC121992653 gene encoding diacylglycerol O-acyltransferase 1-2-like, whose translation MATSSDGQIQTLVRPSETDLSSSDPLFHRRSSPSPPGTTDASPGSSSHKAAESAGQLDSRTSPDSAVFRRAIAEDDREGSEEGRGSLMAPRDKENQGSGGWIPAKYKYRASAPAHRWIRESPLSSDAIFKQSHAGLLNLCIVVLIAVNGRLIIENLMKYGLLIRAGFWFSSKSLRDWPVLMCCLTLPIFPLVAFLIEKLAWRKFISEPVVISLHLMLTTAEIVYPVYVILRCDSAVLSGFTLMFFASIVWLKLVSFAHTNYDLRTLIKSFDKEDTSTNLSGFDAEEGISFKQLVYFMLAPTLCYQQKYPRTKCIRKGWVICQFIKLVICTGLMGFIIEQYINPIVQNSQHPLKGNLLYAIERILKLSVPTLYVWLCMFYCFFHLWLNILAELLCFGDREFYKDWWNAKTVEEYWRMWNMPVHKWMVRHIYFPCVQKGLPKGIAILISFLVSAIFHELCVAVPCHIIKFWAFLGILFQIPLVFLTKYLQNKFRNTMVGNMIFWIFFSILGQPMCVLLYYHDVMNRKIRTD comes from the exons ATGGCAACGTCGAGCGATGGACAAATCCAAACCCTAGTCCGGCCGTCGGAGACCGACCTTTCGTCCTCCGATCCCCTCTTCCACCGCCGCTCCTCGCCCTCCCCTCCCGGTACTACCGACGCCTCCCCCGGCTCGAGCTCCCATAAGGCCGCCGAATCGGCCGGGCAATTGGATTCCAGGACCAGTCCCGACTCGGCCGTGTTCCGTCGCGCGATTGCTGAGGATGACCGAGAGGGTTCGGAGGAAGGGAGGGGCAGCCTGATGGCGCCGAGAGACAAAGAGAATCAAGGGAGTGGAGGCTGGATTCCGGCTAAATACAAGTACCGAGCGTCCGCGCCGGCGCATAGGTGGATCAGGGAAAGTCCTTTGAGCTCGGATGCTATCTTTAAGCAA AGCCATGCAGGTCTTCTTAACCTCTGCATAGTAGTGCTGATTGCAGTTAATGGAAGGCTGATAATTGAGAATTTGATGAag TATGGCCTGCTCATAAGAGCTGGGTTTTGGTTCAGTTCAAAGTCACTGAGAGATTGGCCAGTTTTGATGTGTTG CCTCACACTCCCAATATTCCCCCTTGTTGCTTTTTTGATCGAGAAACTAGCATGGCGCAAGTTTATTTCTGAACCA GTAGTTATCTCTCTTCATCTGATGCTTACAACAGCTGAAATTGTCTATCCAGTTTATGTGATTCTTAG GTGTGATTCGGCAGTTTTATCTGGATTCACATTGATGTTCTTTGCAAGCATAGTTTGGTTAAAGCTTGTGTCATTTGCACATACAAATTATGATCTACGAACACTTATCAAATCATTTGATAAG GAGGACACATCTACCAACTTATCAGGCTTTGATGCTGAGGAGGGTATTAGCTTCAAACAGTTAGTGTACTTCATGTTGGCTCCCACACTTTGCTATCAG CAAAAATATCCTCGTACAAAGTGCATTAGAAAGGGCTGGGTGATCTGTCAATTTATTAAGTTGGTGATTTGTACAGGTTTGATGGGCTTCATAATTGAGCAA TACATAAACCCAATTGTCCAGAATTCTCAACACCCTTTAAAAGGGAATCTTCTATATGCTATAGAAAGGATCTTAAAGCTATCAGTTCCTACCTTGTACGTGTGGCTTTGCATGTTCTATTGCTTTTTTCATCTATG GCTTAATATTCTTGCTGAGCTCCTTTGTTTTGGTGACCGTGAGTTCTACAAAGATTGGTGGAATGCAAAAACAGTTGAAGAG TATTGGAGAATGTGGAACATG CCTGTCCATAAATGGATGGTTCGCCATATATACTTTCCTTGTGTACAAAAAGGTTTACCAAAG GGTATTGCTATTTTAATTTCGTTCCTGGTTTCAGCCATATTCCATGAG CTATGTGTTGCAGTACCGTGCCATATAATCAAGTTTTGGGCATTTCTAGGAATACTATTTCAG ATCCCATTGGTCTTCCTAACCAAATACCTCCAGAACAAATTTAGAAATACCATG GTGGGCAACATGATCTTTTGGATCTTTTTCAGCATTCTTGGTCAACCAATGTGCGTCCTCTTGTACTATCACGATGTTATGAACAGGAAAATTAGAACCGATTGA
- the LOC121992652 gene encoding uncharacterized protein LOC121992652, whose protein sequence is MGQILATVQDKLHGRQWKEKQIRKITDRVFDHIKDDSASRDALTFEEVYIAVLCIFNDINKHLPGPHQDPPSKEKLKSLMKEYDVNLDGLLDREEFTKFIRKLTNDTLSTISVNLIIALVLAPTVALLTKRATEGVPGVGKVVQKLPSSVYASIITLGVVVVQKSTEGCE, encoded by the exons ATGGGTCAGATTTTGGCGACTGTTCAGGATAAGCTCCACG GGAGGCAATGGAAGGAGAAACAGATTCGGAAGATTACAGATCGGGTGTTCGACCATATCAAAGACGACTCCGCCTCCAGGGATGCTCTGACTTTCGAGGAAGTCTACATCGCCGTCCTCTGCATCTTCAA CGACATCAACAAGCACTTGCCTGGACCCCACCAGGATCCTCCCTCCAAGGAAAAGCTCAAATCTTTGATGAAG GAGTATGATGTTAATCTCGATGGGCTACTCGACCGCGAAGAGTTTACCAAGTTCATACGAAAATTGACAAATGACACCTTATCGACAATTAGTGTGAATCTTATAATCGCACTTGTGCTGGCTCCGACAGTGGCACTGCTGACGAAGAGGGCAACCGAAGGGGTTCCCGGTGTGGGTAAAGTTGTGCAAAAGCTTCCGAGTTCCGTCTACGCCTCCATAATTACCCTTGGGGTTGTCGTCGTCCAAAAGTCTACCGAGGGTTGTGAATAA
- the LOC121992651 gene encoding coiled-coil domain-containing protein 93-like isoform X2: protein MDVEGSIEYQQQQLELDDFDHTLSQVMDKMVSSKQELAAKLRMILSVKRKIDDVPTQAELIQYERRLSELYSQIRDKHKQTSTLFDTYNSLLEIKELMLKETSILNSINSQFQDALTSTIGRTKLVDSLETIVKGARQKLEKVELSLMAEKKNSESLREKLTTNLADQRYFSSLLKELQEECAKNERIRQAE from the exons ATGGATGTGGAAGGTTCTATTGAATATCAACAACAACAATTGGAGTTGGATGATTTTGATCATACTCTAAGTCAAGTTATGGACAAAATGGTTTCATCTAAACAG GAACTGGCAGCTAAACTAAGGATGATACTGTCGGTAAAACGGAAGATTGATGATGTGCCCACGCAAGCAGAACTGATTCA GTATGAGCGGAGATTATCTGAACTTTATTCCCAGATTAGG GACAAGCATAAGCAAACTTCTACATTGTTTGACACTTACAACTCACTACTGGAAATAAAGGAACTGATGCTAAAAGAAACATCAATACTGAATTCGATAAATTCACAG TTTCAAGATGCCTTAACAAGCACCATCGGTCGTACTAAACTTGTAGATTCTTTGGAGACTATAGTGAAGGGAGCTCGACAA AAGCTGGAAAAGGTAGAGCTTAGCCTGATGGCTGAAAAGAAGAATTCTGAATCTCTTAGGGAGAAGTTAACAACCAATTTAGCAGACCAACGATATTTTTCATCTCTTTTGAAGGAACTCCAG GAAGAGTGTGCAAAAAACGAACGAATCAGGCAAGCAGAGTAA
- the LOC121992651 gene encoding coiled-coil domain-containing protein 93-like isoform X1, producing MDVEGSIEYQQQQLELDDFDHTLSQVMDKMVSSKQELAAKLRMILSVKRKIDDVPTQAELIQYERRLSELYSQIRDKHKQTSTLFDTYNSLLEIKELMLKETSILNSINSQVCPRRRYDQFQDALTSTIGRTKLVDSLETIVKGARQKLEKVELSLMAEKKNSESLREKLTTNLADQRYFSSLLKELQEECAKNERIRQAE from the exons ATGGATGTGGAAGGTTCTATTGAATATCAACAACAACAATTGGAGTTGGATGATTTTGATCATACTCTAAGTCAAGTTATGGACAAAATGGTTTCATCTAAACAG GAACTGGCAGCTAAACTAAGGATGATACTGTCGGTAAAACGGAAGATTGATGATGTGCCCACGCAAGCAGAACTGATTCA GTATGAGCGGAGATTATCTGAACTTTATTCCCAGATTAGG GACAAGCATAAGCAAACTTCTACATTGTTTGACACTTACAACTCACTACTGGAAATAAAGGAACTGATGCTAAAAGAAACATCAATACTGAATTCGATAAATTCACAGGTTTGTCCAAGACGTCGCTATGATCAA TTTCAAGATGCCTTAACAAGCACCATCGGTCGTACTAAACTTGTAGATTCTTTGGAGACTATAGTGAAGGGAGCTCGACAA AAGCTGGAAAAGGTAGAGCTTAGCCTGATGGCTGAAAAGAAGAATTCTGAATCTCTTAGGGAGAAGTTAACAACCAATTTAGCAGACCAACGATATTTTTCATCTCTTTTGAAGGAACTCCAG GAAGAGTGTGCAAAAAACGAACGAATCAGGCAAGCAGAGTAA